TGTCGGATACACGGCAGTTCTGGTTCGGGTCTCCCCAAATGGCGCGGGGCATAGAGTTGCTGGTTCCTTCACCCGTCCAGCGGTTCAATACGGCTGTGGTCTGGTTGTAAGCGGCTGCCATTCCTTCGTTGTCAACATTGTTGGCGTTATAAATCTTGTTTCCCGATACGCCTTGCAGGAAAACGGAGAGTTCCCATCCCTTATAAGAGAAATTATTGCTTAAAGAGAAGAACCAGTTCGGATTCGGGTTACCGATAACGGTACGGTCTTCATCGTTGATGACTCCATCGTTATTCAAATCCCGGAAACGGATATCCCCCGGAGCTGCTCCCGGTTGGGTGGCATGGCGTTTTACTTCCTCCCAGTTTTGGAAAAGTCCGTCGGTCACGTATCCGTAGAATACATTGATCGGATAACCGGCTCTAAGCATAGTCACGTATGAGTTACCCAGCTGATTGATAAACATCGGGGTTTCGCTGTTCAGGTCCAGAATTTCATTCTTGTTATAGGTAGCCGTTAAAGCAGATTCCCAAGAGAAAAGACCTTTCAGATTGATGGTGCGCAGGGTCATTTCCACCCCTTTGTTGCGCATCTTGCCGGCATTGGTAAAGGTTTCAGTAGTATCTTCAAAACCGGAGGTGATAGGGATGGAAGCTTTCACCAACATGTCTGCCGTCTTCTTGATGTAGGCATCCAGCGAAAGGTTGACACGTGAATTGAACAGGCTCATATCCACACCGAAGTTGGTTTGGCGTACCTCTTCCCAATGAATACTCGGATTGGAAAGGGTGGTAGATACCAAAGCGGTGGAGTTGTTGTTGCCGAAAGGATAGACTCCTGTATTGTAGGAAGCCACAAAGCCGTAGTTACCGATTTCCTGATTACCGGTCACACCGTATCCGATACGCAGTTTGAGGTCATTCACCGGAGAGTTGTCTTTCGGGAACCATTCTTCCTGCGAAATACGCCATGCCAGAGAAACGGAAGGGAATGTTCCCCAACGGTTGTTCTTACCAAAGCGGGAAGAACCGTCACGGCGCACAGTGGCTGTAAGCAGGTATTTATCTTCGTAAGAATAGTTGAGACGTGCCATCAGAGAGAGCAGTGCCCAGTCGCTCTGGCTGCCACCGATGCTGTACATCTTCTCGCCGTTGTCCATTTCATGGATATTATCAAACATGAAGATATTCTTTTGAGCATTCAGGTAATCATAGTTGTTCCACTGGGCGGAAGAACCTGCCATCACCCCTACACGATGTTTTTGGGCGAAAGTATGGTCGAATACAAAATAATTATCCCACAGGTAAGTAAATGATTTGTTGTCACTCTTATAGCGGGAAGATTCTTCTACCGGATTCGGTTTCCAGTCGTAAGCCGGAGTAAAGTTGTCGACAAACCAGAATTTGGCGTCATAACCGAAGGTGCTTTTCAACTTCAACCATTTGGTAAAGGCAATCTCTCCGGTGATGTTTGCCAGAAAGTTATATCCTTTTGTCTCGTTCGTCATCATATACAACGTACCGATCGGATTGCGGACACTCCCATACCATTGCGCTTCCTGTCCGGGACCGCTCCAGCTACCGTCTTCATTCTTCACCGGCTGGGTGGGGAGTGCTTTCATCGCATCTCCGATGCTATAGCTTCCTCCTTCTTTCACATCCGTACTGAATGTCAGGTTAGTAGTGAACTTCAACCATTTATTGACCTGGGCATCACTATTTGCCTGAAAGTTGAAACGACGGTAATTAACGCTTTCCACGATACCGGACTGGTCAAGAAAACCGCCGGATACATAGTAATGTGCCTTTTCCGTACCACCGGAATAGCTAACCGAATAGCTTTGTTTCACTCCCGTACGTAGCATCTCATCCAGCCAGTTCGTTCCTGTTCCCAATAAAGAAGGGTCTGCCCAATAAGGGTTTGTATTATCATCATTATTAGACAGCATATCATTGCTCAAAGCGGCATATTGCGCAGCATTCAGCATATCGGGCACTTTAGTGGCATTCTGGATAGCCCAGTTTGCGT
The Bacteroides caecimuris DNA segment above includes these coding regions:
- a CDS encoding SusC/RagA family TonB-linked outer membrane protein, which codes for MKQSMKSKGFERRLLLIMWGLFLSLSAFAQQISIKGHVVDATGEPVIGASVVEGRTMNGTITDVDGNFSLSVPANSTLTISFVGYKTQTVPVNGKNSLKVTLQEDTEVLDEVVVVGYGTMKKSDLTGAVASVGVKDIKDSPVANIGQAMQGKVSGVQIIDAGKPGDNVTIKIRGLGTINNSNPLIVIDGIPTDLGLSSLNMADVERVDVLKDASATAIYGSRGANGVVMITSKRGAEGAGKVTVNANWAIQNATKVPDMLNAAQYAALSNDMLSNNDDNTNPYWADPSLLGTGTNWLDEMLRTGVKQSYSVSYSGGTEKAHYYVSGGFLDQSGIVESVNYRRFNFQANSDAQVNKWLKFTTNLTFSTDVKEGGSYSIGDAMKALPTQPVKNEDGSWSGPGQEAQWYGSVRNPIGTLYMMTNETKGYNFLANITGEIAFTKWLKLKSTFGYDAKFWFVDNFTPAYDWKPNPVEESSRYKSDNKSFTYLWDNYFVFDHTFAQKHRVGVMAGSSAQWNNYDYLNAQKNIFMFDNIHEMDNGEKMYSIGGSQSDWALLSLMARLNYSYEDKYLLTATVRRDGSSRFGKNNRWGTFPSVSLAWRISQEEWFPKDNSPVNDLKLRIGYGVTGNQEIGNYGFVASYNTGVYPFGNNNSTALVSTTLSNPSIHWEEVRQTNFGVDMSLFNSRVNLSLDAYIKKTADMLVKASIPITSGFEDTTETFTNAGKMRNKGVEMTLRTINLKGLFSWESALTATYNKNEILDLNSETPMFINQLGNSYVTMLRAGYPINVFYGYVTDGLFQNWEEVKRHATQPGAAPGDIRFRDLNNDGVINDEDRTVIGNPNPNWFFSLSNNFSYKGWELSVFLQGVSGNKIYNANNVDNEGMAAAYNQTTAVLNRWTGEGTSNSMPRAIWGDPNQNCRVSDRFVENGSYLRLKNITLSYTLPKKWMQKIQLENARISFSCENVATITGYSGFDPEVDINGIDSSRYPISRTFSMGLNFNF